Proteins from a genomic interval of Phalacrocorax aristotelis chromosome 3, bGulAri2.1, whole genome shotgun sequence:
- the PHF3 gene encoding PHD finger protein 3 isoform X4 — protein MCFTGRSYHVVRLELDVKLQRKSLTRFMVGCGRCDDWFHGDCVGLSLSQAQQMGEEDKEYVCVKCCAEEDKKMECVDQSIPDTQVKLEIHREEKTIECEKPGMSKQIPTCNLNVPTEKTKQTEDTGKHKVKIFRRESGDVKNSSESRDLDTKKGQHVPARKGSQTAVIPRRSPEDKNEKISKESLSGVERSTKSGVHEKQEIKKKKNEKGSVSATHLPAVPASKPSADQIRQSVKQSLKEILMKRLTDSSLKIPEERAAKVATKIERELFSFFRDTDSKYKNKYRSLMFNLKDPKNNILFKKVLKGEVTPDHLIKMSPEELASKELAAWRQRENRHTIEMIEKEQREVERRPITKITHKGEIEIESETPIKEQEEVMEIQEPNMKLFEKSEEAEKDKEINESASPDTTSQHKNHLFDLNCKICIGRMAPPTDDLSAKKVKVSVGVARKQSDNEAESIADALSSTSSILASEILEDDKQDSSKSSFTPLPKSETPGTVECESLFLARLNFIWKGFINMPSVAKFVIKAYPVSGSFEYLTEDLPDSIQVGGRISPHTVWEYVEKIKASGTKEICVVRFTPVTEEDQISYALLFAYFSSRKRYGVAANNMKQVKDLYLIPLGSSDKVPHHLVPFDGPGIEIHRPNLLLGLIIRQKMKRQISAVASVTSSFVDDASESTLSNLPPEKKSKPNKPEVSHHELALEEEEENDFFNSFTTVLHKQRNKPQQSNVEDVPAVIEPLVESTKHEPPKPLRFLPGVLVGWENQPSTLELANKPLPVDDILQSLLGTTGQVYEHSKSEANPSEDIPLLNEQATSKEENMDVAEVTAEVSEAKTSLDDLQDSSNATVTVDAAAVGTSSSARSAGSLIGLSLKGKPPDVSTEAFLANLSAQSQNKETEESKESDPKRQLPDKDNVAQEVRRTANASFSSSSSNAGKKPNENNVNAGSAEGTAANTCKSPPFINLKRDPRQAAGRSQQANASENKEGDISRNEDRQNASGNDQMEAENKQSSEAGLNLYQSDAQTNETQYSSTAAKADNAGASQAEDTKRSQDDALMQSIETVNSFRRGPAAASSHFETENSSRSEFISKVPSPITGGSFSSVRPPQQNFQHPKPNPPGFQFQAPAPHNFPPQNNPMFGFPPHLPPPLLPPPGFGFPQNPMMPWPPVAHLSGQPPHYAGPIAQGLPVAHKQSRFLGPENFFQSKDSRRPERRHSDPWGRQEQHLERGFSRGKNDQHRQRFYSESHHQKKDRHEKEWNNEKYWEQDSERNRRRDRNQEKERERKSREEGQRDKERLRSPHSDRAADGKSPRETRNPEKKTEKPKSEEQAHEKDKEREKSKEKHRERESEKNRDRHRDHSDRTKSKR, from the exons GAATCTGGTGATGTGAAGAACTCGTCTGAGTCCAGGGACTTGGATACTAAAAAAGGCCAGCATGTTCCTGCTCGAAAAGGATCACAAACTGCTGTAATTCCTCGGCGGTCCcctgaagataaaaatgaaaaaataagcaaagagtCTCTTAGTGGTGTTGAAAGGTCAACGAAATCAG GTGTTCAtgagaaacaagaaattaagaaaaagaaaaatgagaaaggatCCGTTAGTGCAACGCACCTGCCAGCTGTGCCAGCGTCCAAGCCTTCTGCTGATCAGATAAGACAAAGTGTCAAGCAGTCTCTTAAGGAAATTCTGATGAAAAG ATTGACAGACTCCAGTTTAAAGATTCCCGAGGAGAGAGCAGCAAAAGTTGCCACAAAGATTGAAagagagctgttttctttttttcggGACACTGACTCAAAGTATAAGAACAAATACAGAAGCTTAATGTTCAATCTAAAAGATCCTAAAAATAAT atATTATTTAAGAAAGTGCTGAAAGGAGAGGTTACTCCAGACCATCTAATAAAAATGAGCCCAGAAGAACTGGCTTCCAAAGAACTGGCTGCttggagacagagagaaaacagacat ACAATTGAAATGATTGAGAAAGAACAGAGGGAAGTTGAAAGAAGACCTATTACAAAAATTACTCACAAAGGAGAGATAGAAATTGAAAGTGAAACACCAATAAAGGAACAAGAGGAAGTTATGGAAATTCAG GAACCTAATATGAAGTTGTTTGAGAAGTcagaggaagctgaaaaagataaagaaataaatgaatctGCATCTCCAGACACCACAAGTCAACATAAGAATCATCTCTTTGATCTTAACTGCAAAATCTGCATAG GCCGAATGGCACCACCTACTGATGATCTTTCTGCGAAAAAAGTGAAGGTGTCTGTTGGAGTGGCACGGAAGCAGTCAGACAACGAGGCAGAGAGCATTGCAGACGCCCTTTCTTCAACATCAAGTATATTAGCTTCAGAAATACTGGAAGATGATAAGCAAGACTCATCAAAATCGTCGTTCACACCTCTCCCAAA gtcagaaacaCCTGGTACTGTGGAATGTGAAAGTCTGTTTCTGGCACGCCTGAATTTCATCTGGAAGGGTTTTATCAATATGCCTTCAGTAGCAAAGTTTGTTATTAAGGCTTATCCCGTTTCTGGCTCTTTTGAGTATTTAACGGAG GACTTACCTGATAGTATTCAAGTAGGTGGCAGGATATCTCCTCACACTGTCTGGGAGTATGTAGAAAAAATCAAAGCTTCAGGGACCAAG GAGATCTGCGTGGTCCGCTTTACCCCAGTAACTGAAGAGGATCAGATATCCTATGCGTTGCTGTTTGCCTATTTCAGCAGTAGAAAACGCTATGGTGTAGCGGCCAATAACATGAAGCAAGTGAAAGATTTGTACCTCATCCCTTTAGGTTCCTCAGATAAAGTCCCACATCATCTTGTGCCTTTTGATGGGCCTG GGATTGAAATACATCGACCAAATTTATTACTGGGATTGATAATTCGCCAGAAAATGAAGAGGCAGATTTCTGCTGTTGCAAGTGTTACTAGTAGTTTTGTGGATGACGCTTCTGAAAGTACCTTGAGTAACTTGCcaccagagaagaaaagcaagccaAACAAACCTGAAGTCTCTCATCATGAGCTGGCActagaagaggaagaggaaaacgatttttttaattccttcacAACTGTGCTACACAAGCAGAGAAATAAACCTCAGCAGTCAAATGTAGAAGATGTTCCAGCAGTTATTGAACCGTTGGTGGAAAGTACCAAACATGAACCACCGAAGCCTCTCAGATTCCTTCCTGGAGTCCTGGTTGGATGGGAAAACCAGCCTTCTACTCTGGAGCTAGCAAATAAACCCTTGCCAGTGGATGACATTCTCCAAAGCCTGCTGGGTACGACAGGGCAGGTGTACGAACACAGCAAGTCAGAAGCGAATCCCAGTGAAGACATACCATTGTTAAATGAACAAGCAAcctcaaaagaagaaaacatggatGTTGCTGAGGTAACTGCTGAAGTTAGTGAAGCAAAGACCAGTTTGGATGATCTGCAAGACTCCAGTAATGCTACTGTGACTGTGgatgcagcagctgtggggacCTCAAGTTCTGCAAGAAGTGCCGGATCTCTGATAGGGCTGAGTCTTAAGGGGAAACCTCCAGATGTCTCCACTGAAGCATTTTTAGCAAATTTGTCTGCTCAGtcacaaaataaagaaactgaagaaagtaAAGAAAGTGACCCAAAGAGGCAGTTACCTGACAAGGATAACGTTGCACAGGAAGTTAGAAGGACTGCAAATgccagcttttcttcttcctcatcaaatgcagggaaaaaacccaacgaGAACAACGTTAATGCAGGCTCTGCTGAAGGTACTGCTGCTAATACCTGTAAATCACCACCATTTATTAATCTTAAAAGAGACCCGCGACAGGCAGCTGGACGAAGCCAGCAGGCTAATGCTTCGGAAAACAAGGAAGGAGACATTAGCAGAAATGAAGACCGACAGAACGCTTCAGGAAATGATCAAATGGAAGCAGAGAATAAGCAGTCTTCTGAAGCGGGCTTAAACCTCTATCAAAGTGATGCGCAAACCAACGAGACGCAGTACAGTTCAACTGCAGCAAAAGCAGATAATGCAGGTGCATCACAGGCGGAAGATACCAAACGCTCACAGGACGATGCACTGATGCAAAGCATTGAAACAGTGAACTCATTTAGAAGAGGACCAGCGGCAGCTTCATCTCATTTTGAAACGGAAAACTCCTCTCGTTCTGAATTTATTTCCAAAGTCCCAAGCCCTATTACAGGTGGCAGCTTCTCATCTGTTAGACCTCCACAGCAAAATTTTCAGCATCCTAAACCTAATCCACCTGGATTTCAGTTTCAGGCTCCTGCACCTCATAACTTCCCCCCGCAAAACAACCCTATGTTTGGATTTCCACCTCATTTACCACCtccacttcttcctcctccaggctttggctttcctcaaAATCCGATGATGCCATGGCCACCAGTAGCTCATTTATCAGGTCAGCCGCCCCACTATGCCGGACCCATTGCACAAGGGCTACCAGTGGCTCACAAACAATCCAGATTTTTGGGGccagagaatttttttcagagtaaaGACAGTAGGAGACCAGAAAGACGCCACAGCGATCCTTGGGGCAGACAAGAACAGCATTTGGAGAGAGGGTTCAGTAGGGGCAAAAATGATCAACATAGACAAAGATTTTACAGTGAATCCCATCACcaaaagaaagacagacatgAAAAAGAGTGGAACAACGAAAAATACTGGGAGCAAGATTCTGAAAGAAATAGACGCAGAGACAgaaaccaggaaaaagaaagagagaggaagagtaGAGAGGAGGGACAGAGAGACAAAGAAAGATTGCGATCTCCACACAGTGATAGGGCTGCTGATGGAAAAAGCCCCAGAGAGACtagaaatccagaaaaaaagacgGAGAAGCCTAAAAGTGAAGAACAGGCTCATGAAAAAGataaggagagggagaaaagcaaagagaagcaTAGAGAACgagaaagtgaaaagaacaGAGACAGACACAGGGACCACAGTGACAGAACTAAAAGCAAACGGTAA